One Plasmodium berghei ANKA genome assembly, chromosome: 13 genomic region harbors:
- a CDS encoding kinetochore protein SPC25, putative has product MEELLDSSEVKKTLQLQLNKITDNNEEQYNDLISYIEQEKKQIEIMKNKTREKKKSINRITYEIEANTVLVTELKESALEEEKKLDEYPKLIDEVNYQLNLIFKNFDASKQEYKTVKLHRDHIQNEWTKKLETLYNLLGFEIILEDNKIIIEFSNIQISDPKKKYRASITLHDGMYEAVETIPRINKFEDYVNGLNRGLPFTTFCCLLRKSFKELQ; this is encoded by the exons ATGGAAGAATTACTAGATAGTAGCgaagtaaaaaaaactcTCCAATTGCagttaaataaaattactGATAACAATGAAGAGCAGTATAATGATttaatatcatatataGAGCAGGAGAAAA AACAAATCGAAATCATGAAAAATAAGAcaagagaaaaaaaaaagtcgATAAATAGAATAACTTATG aaATTGAGGCAAACACTGTTCTTGTAACCGAGCTAAAGGAAAGCGCTTTA gaagaagaaaaaaagttaGATGAATATCCTAAACTAATTGATGAAGTAAATTATCAACTCAACttaattttcaaaaacTTCGATGCCTCTAAGCAAg AATATAAAACCGTTAAATTGCATAGAGATCACATCCAAAATGAATGGACGAAGAAATTGGAAACACTTTATAATCTTTTAGGATTTGAAATAATACTTGAAG ataacaaaattataatcgAATTTTCAAACATCCAAATATCCGAccctaaaaaaaaatacagaGCTTCCATAACCTTACATGATGGAATGTATGAAg CTGTTGAAACAATACCAagaataaacaaatttgaAGATTATGTAAATGGCTTGAATAGGGGGTTGCCATTTACCACTTTTTGTTGTTTGCTCAGAAAATCATTTAAAGAGTTACAATAA
- a CDS encoding dynactin subunit 2, putative, whose amino-acid sequence MKKIEKKTSKEQSKENFHIFDFGQIEQCDQSENIAKNENSKKYEHNEKENYRIQGKNEGNVKSINSTNNIDNILKREELISPQSPLVKENEENIVEDRSMNTQYDIEENIHKNQYASEGHEIDDSYHFKHDDNNSSFTQGIKLKNKQMMSKKRISKLFGSDYTSNKEDVLHINKNKNLGKENIKVDMRNFVFPSQEKDVFEYIPDTSNYSICHNNSTELYKDIVNMNKHFLDEININIYSSPLDTYLSSTVSKQDNGKIENKILSSEYGEKIINKKSISLDEKNANLITNLNGNKNDVKIFNNDNNAILDESENNKPLYLYEFYKNKTFRCYNNGVIVEIDPSKIRYNDATNYEYNNNLSSYLNDPLSYLQKLKCEIEDMMVYINDIAKNNQNDENAENGDTSIKKNEENQLDKNELIEHEQIVKKIMHNREPPEVLLELFALKNDINNILNDDKLVKILKKKNVKKQNDISKEFTNNNDSKNGEIIYEMLKKLQNDDTFNDFIKLNDEKTSDDEKIKDIDSFMRKIGIYTLNSAKEKNDEIKDVQVKDLLILERKIAHMEKILGVEKMSMLPYDDLNHAILDLYNKLSLLDSSKLENVKKKMQNLQSEFLNLKKFKKDVLNITKEKGNYEESIDELFKILDVWKKTHHMIPNLLSRLQQLKKIHDNAQSFSTRLDDLEKQQSKLDSTLEEAQKNIDLVNSKISQNANLLQDMLKKIEMQEISLQSNN is encoded by the exons atgaaaaaaattgaaaaaaaaacctCAAAAGAACAAAGCAAAgaaaattttcatattttcgATTTTGGTCAAATAGAACAATGTGACCAATCTGAAAATATtgcaaaaaatgaaaatagtaaaaaatacGAGCACAATGAGAAGGAAAACTATAGGATACAGGGTAAAAATGAGGGAAATGTAAAATCAATTAATagtacaaataatatagacaATATTCTAAAAAGAGAGGAGTTAATTTCTCCACAATCGCCATTagtaaaagaaaatgaagaaaatatagtaGAAGATAGATCGATGAATACTCAGTATGATATCgaagaaaatattcataagAATCAATATGCTTCGGAGGGGCATGAAATTGACGATTCGTATCATTTTAAACATGATGACAATAATAGTAGTTTTACACAGGGAATAaagttaaaaaacaaacaaatgATGAGCAAAAAACGAATAAGTAAATTATTTGGGTCAGATTATACTAGTAATAAAGAAGATGTGTtacacataaataaaaataagaattTGGGAAAGGAAAACATAAAAGTAGACATGAGAAACTTCGTTTTTCCATCTCAAGAAAAAGATgtatttgaatatattcCTGATACATCGAATTATTCAATATGTCATAATAATTCTActgaattatataaagatataGTTAACATgaataaacattttttggacgaaattaatattaacatatattCATCGCCATTAGACACATATTTATCTAGTACTGTGTCAAAACAAGATAATggaaaaatagaaaataaaattttatcatcCGAGTACggagaaaaaataataaataaaaaaagtatttcattagatgaaaaaaatgccAATCTCATAACTAATCttaatggaaataaaaatgatgttaaaattttcaataatgataataatgcaATTTTAGATGAAAGTGAAAACAATAAacctttatatttatacgaATTTTATAAGAACAAAACATTTAGATGTTACAATAATGGGGTTATTGTAGAAATCGACCCTTCCAAAATTCGATATAATGACGCAACgaattatgaatataataataacttGAGTTCTTATTTAAATGATCCGTTAtcatatttacaaaaattaaaatgtgAAATTGAAGATATGATGGTATATATTAACGATATAGCTAAAAATAACCAAAATGACGAAAATGCAGAAAATGGTGATACTAGtatcaaaaaaaacgaaGAAAACCAATTAGATAAAAACGAACTAATAGAGCATGAACAAATtgtcaaaaaaattatgcataATAGAGAACCCCCCGAAGTTTTATTAGAATTATTTGCACTcaaaaatgatattaataacattttaaatgatgataaatTAGTCAAAAtcttgaaaaaaaaaaatgtgaaaaagCAAAATGATATATCAAAGGAATttactaataataatgattcTAAAAATGGGgaaattatttatgaaatgctaaaaaaattgcaaaATGATGATACTTTCAATGACTTTATCAAACTAAACGATGAAAAAACTTCTGATgacgaaaaaataaaagatattgATTCTTTTATGAGAAAAATTGGAATATATACTCTTAATAGTGccaaagaaaaaaatgatgaaataaaagatgTTCAAGTAAAAGATTTGCTAATACTTGAAAGGAAAATTGCACACatggaaaaaattttaGGAGTTGAAAAAATGTCTATGCTTCCATATGATGACCTAAATCATGCCATATtagatttatataataaattaagcTTATTAGATTCTAGTAAATtagaaaatgtaaaaaaaaaaatgcaaaatcTTCAATCAGAATTtctaaatttaaaaaagtttaaaaaagatgtattaaatataacaaaagaAAAGGGAAACTATGAAGAATCAATTGATgaactttttaaaattttagaTGTCTGGAAAAAAACACATCATATGATTCCTAATCTTTTATCCAGGCTTCAACAATTGAAGAAAATACATGATAATGCCCAGTCGTTTTCTACACGACTAGATG aTTTAGAAAAGCAACAATCGAAATTAGATAGTACCCTAGAAGAAGCACAAAAAAACATAGACCTTGTAAACTCGAAGATTAGTCAAAATGCAAATTTATTACAAGacatgttaaaaaaaatagaaatgCAAGAAATATCCTTGCAAagtaataattaa
- a CDS encoding protein transport protein SEC61 subunit alpha, putative has product MVRFLNLLKPAMFLLPEVQSPDRKLPFKEKLLWTAVSLFVFLICCQIPLYGIITSKSSDPFYWMRVILASNRGTLMELGISPIVTSGMVMQLLAGSKIIDVDQSLKEDRTLFQGAQKLLGLLITLGEAIAYVVSGIYGNLSEIGTGHAILIILQLFFAGVVVILLDELLQKGYGLGSGISLFIATNICETIVWKSFSPTTINTDKGIEFEGAIISLIYCLFTEFNKISALKKSFYRTHAPNVTNLLATILVFLIVIYLQGFRVDLSVKYQTVRGQQGTYPIKLFYTSNIPIILQTALVSNLYFFSQILYKRFSNSILVNILGQWQEIESNGTSVPIGGIAYYISPPNSFADITNDPFHTLIYISFVLVSCAFFSKTWIEVSGSSAKDVAKQLRDQHIGMRGHRDTPTSLTRVFNRYIPTAAAFGGMCIGALTILADFLGALGSGTGILLAVTIIYQFYEMLVKEQEKATSLF; this is encoded by the exons ATGG TGAGATTTTTGAATTTGCTAAAGCCGGCAATGTTTTTGTTGCCGGAGGTTCAATCACCTGATAGGAAATTGCCATTTAAGGAGAAGTTATTATGGACCGCAGTATCAttgtttgtatttttaatatgttGTCAAATACCGCTATATGGTATAATAACAAGTAAATCAAGTGATCCGTTTTATTGGATGCGTGTTATTTTAGCATCAAACAGAGGAACATTGATGGAGTTAGGTATATCACCTATAGTTACTAGTGGTATGGTTATGCAGCTATTAGCTGGTTCTAAAATTATAGATGTTGATCAAAGTTTAAAAGAAGATAGAACGTTATTTCAAGGAGCCCAAAAATTATTAGGATTATTAATAACGCTAGGTGAAGCTATTGCTTATGTCGTTAGTGGTATATATGGCAATTTATCAGAAATCGGAACAGGACATgctatattaataattttacaattattttttgctGGCGTTGTagttatattattagatGAGTTGCTACAAAAGGGTTATGGTTTAGGTTCTggtatatcattatttatagcTACAAATATATGTGAAACTATTGTGTGGAAATCCTTTAGCCCTACAACTATAAATACAGATAAAGGAATTGAATTTGAAGGTGCCAtaatatcattaatatattgtttatttacagaatttaataaaatatcagctttaaaaaaatcttTTTATAGAACTCATGCTCCAAATgtaacaaatttattagcTACTATTTTggtatttttaattgttatatatttacaagGATTTAGAGTAGATTTATCTGTGAAATATCAAACTGTAAGAGGTCAACAAGGAACATATCCAATTAAGTTATTTTATACCAGTAATATACCAATTATATTACAAACTGCATTAGTATCTaatttatactttttttcccaaatattatacaaaagATTTTCTAATAGTATACTAGTAAATATACTTGGACAATGGCAAGAAATCGAATCAAATGGCACATCTGTACCTATAGGTGGTAtagcatattatatatcgCCTCCAAATTCCTTTGCAGATATAACAAATGATCCATTTCATAcactaatatatatttcatttgttCTTGTTTCTTGTGcctttttttcaaaaacaTGGATAGAAGTATCTGGAAGTTCTGCTAAAGATGTAGCTAAACAATTAAGAGATCAACATATTGGTATGAGAGGTCATAGAGATACACCAACATCTTTAACACGCGTATTTAATAGATATATACCAACTGCAGCTGCATTTGGAGGTATGTGTATTGGCGCTTTGACAATATTAGCTGATTTCCTTGGAGCCTTAGGTAGTGGTACGGGTATTTTGCTAGCCGTTACCATAATTTACCAATTTTACGAAATGCTAGTCAAAGAACAAGAAAAAGCCACCTCCCTGTTTTAG
- a CDS encoding nuclear import protein MOG1, putative: MKKLHENYFFGKYIKMNIPNDYIDISKYRTIPDNQEVYAHKYNNNCLVIEIVCYKDIDIKEKGKYYFDDLANENTSLENKIILNNESVPHSQKNYILVVGAQKITKCNTQMHENVLLYLCIIPYKEYNADILITWNIPKNDLNINPDINIFTEMIQSFEIIDFSLFV, from the coding sequence atgaagaaattgCACGAAAATTACTTTTTTGGAAAATAcattaaaatgaatataccTAATGATTACATAgatatatcaaaatatagaaCAATACCAGACAATCAAGAGGTATATGCTCataaatacaataataattgttTAGTAATCGAAATTGTATGTTATAAAgatatagatataaaagaaaaaggaaaatattattttgacgATTTAGCAAATGAAAATACTAGcttagaaaataaaatcattttaaataatgaatcTGTTCCACattcacaaaaaaattatattttagtTGTAGGAGCACAAAAAATAACCAAATGTAATACGCAAATGCATGAAAAtgttttgttatatttatgtataattccatataaagaatataatgCTGATATATTGATCACATGGAATATACCAAAGAAcgatttaaatataaaccCAGATATTAATATCTTCACAGAAATGATCCAGTCCTTCGAAATAATAGACTTTAgtttatttgtataa